The following proteins are encoded in a genomic region of Glycine soja cultivar W05 chromosome 17, ASM419377v2, whole genome shotgun sequence:
- the LOC114391748 gene encoding RNA-binding protein 1-like, producing MAALGVSTFFTSLQWICVDKVLHAVSRDDKTLKDINVEPKISCTTKAHEDTRDVSIVSCVDKAMKDTHVIHDKALEDEILKDIHGEPEISFVNEKTLEDIHVVSTISCVDKVMEDTHVDIEMMEEMPKNEVQQESQIMNKRKIINEMVWRKKIFVGGLPSGISEEEFKNYFERFGTITDVVVIQDSVTHRPRGFGFITFDSEKLVENVMLNSFHDLNGKIVEVKRVVPKLENNNNGAFDQLKSNYGKGTSLKSFPYYYGTNSSIPIPDCGPSPWYQNNGLYFHAPNSYDWYPIDASFPWHMPMVPMTQPCPHPFGYCFPSYPYVGGNDGVKR from the exons ATGGCAGCACTAGGGGTTTCAACTTTTTTCACTTCTCTGCAATGGATTTGTGTCGATAAAGTTCTCCATGCTGTGTCCCGTGATGACAAAACCCTCAAAGATATTAATGTTGAACCTAAAATATCTTGTACTACAAAGGCCCATGAAGATACTCGTGATGTCTCCATAGTGTCTTGTGTTGATAAGGCAATGAAAGACACCCATGTTATACATGACAAGGCACTCGAAGATGAAATCCTAAAAGATATCCATGGTgaacctgagatatcttttgttaatGAAAAGACCCTTGAAGACATTCATGTTGTCTCTACAATATCTTGTGTAGATAAGGTCATGGAAGACACTCATGTTGAT ATTGAAATGATGGAAGAGATGCCCAAGAATGAAGTGCAACAAGAGAGCCAaatcatgaacaaaaggaagatTATCAATGAAATGGTTTGGAGAAAGAAGATTTTTGTTGGGGGCTTACCTTCTGGCATATCAGAGGAGGAGTTCAAGAATTATTTTGAGAGGTTTGGCACAATAACTGATGTGGTGGTGATTCAAGACAGTGTCACACACCGGCCTAGGGGATTTGGATTCATCACATTTGATTCAGAAAAATTGGTTGAAAATGTTATGCTAAATAGCTTCCATGATTTGAATGGTAAAATAGTGGAGGTCAAGAGGGTGGTGCCAAAATTggagaataataataatggtgCTTTTGATCAATTAAAATCCAATTATGGAAAAGGAACGTCTTTGAAAAGTTTTCCTTATTATTATGGTACCAATAGCAGCATTCCAATCCCTGATTGTGGTCCTTCTCCTTGGTACCAAAATAATGGGTTATATTTTCATGCACCAAATTCCTATGATTGGTACCCTATTGATGCTTCTTTTCCTTGGCATATGCCCATGGTACCCATGACTCAGCCATGTCCACACCCTTTTGGCTATTGTTTCCCAAGTTATCCATATGTTGGTGGGAATGATGGGGTGAAAAGATAG